From a region of the Luteolibacter arcticus genome:
- a CDS encoding MotA/TolQ/ExbB proton channel family protein: MIRHTKILGAVLFAMAGLPAWSQDAPVTPPKQEMDFMEVFKAGGAMMPALAVLSVLTVVLILLYMMILRRNAVVSDRFMNQAEALIRRNDFLGLIGYCKRRNECISQITERALEFMTRNSGATFSEVRDVAEAEGSRQASLLTTRVSYLADIGAIAPMVGLLGTVIGMIKSFIQVSDGGFQGARQIAFAGGVSEALIATAAGLGIALPALVFYAFFRGKVQKLISDLEGAATHLMAILRAQVDRHNTVPAQGGGTPARRISREDFAMPTPSPLHDDRPDLHGI, translated from the coding sequence ATGATCCGGCACACGAAGATTCTCGGAGCGGTCCTGTTCGCCATGGCTGGCCTGCCGGCGTGGTCCCAAGATGCGCCCGTCACACCGCCGAAGCAGGAGATGGACTTCATGGAAGTCTTCAAGGCGGGCGGCGCGATGATGCCGGCGCTGGCCGTGCTGTCGGTGCTGACCGTGGTGCTCATCCTCCTCTACATGATGATCCTGCGCCGCAATGCGGTGGTCAGCGACCGCTTCATGAACCAGGCGGAGGCGCTGATCCGCCGCAATGACTTCCTCGGCCTGATCGGCTACTGCAAGCGCCGCAACGAATGCATCTCCCAGATCACCGAGCGGGCGCTGGAATTCATGACCCGCAACAGCGGCGCGACCTTTTCCGAAGTCCGCGACGTGGCGGAAGCCGAGGGCTCGCGTCAAGCCAGCCTGCTCACCACGCGGGTTTCCTATCTCGCCGACATCGGGGCCATCGCACCCATGGTCGGGCTGCTCGGCACGGTCATCGGGATGATCAAGTCCTTCATCCAGGTCTCCGACGGAGGCTTCCAAGGCGCACGCCAGATCGCCTTCGCAGGCGGTGTGTCGGAGGCGCTGATCGCCACCGCGGCCGGCCTCGGCATCGCCCTGCCGGCACTGGTCTTCTACGCGTTTTTCCGTGGCAAGGTGCAAAAGCTCATTTCCGATCTCGAAGGCGCGGCCACCCACCTGATGGCCATCCTGCGCGCCCAAGTGGATCGCCACAACACCGTGCCTGCCCAAGGCGGCGGCACTCCCGCCCGCCGAATCTCCCGCGAGGATTTCGCCATGCCGACGCCGTCGCCACTGCACGACGACCGCCCCGACCTCCACGGCATCTGA
- a CDS encoding excinuclease ABC subunit UvrC, producing MAAAGLKEKLREVPHQPGVYLMKDRLGSIIYVGKARDLRKRMSSYFLASRKTRADLKTRALIDTIADFEFHTVRNEAESLLLEGKLIKDYRPRYNVAFRDDKRFLLVKMQPSEPWPRFVLTRMKKDDGARYFGPFAHSGALRATISWLNRKFGLRACRPLNPGEIDYKHCNADIIRNCSAPCILRITREAYLARIDEACLVLEGRGRREIFSDLEADMAKAAERLDFEKAALLRDVLDNLRKTLNPTRQFTRGRGVPTTVKPTEDLADLGEALGLPGPPRVMECFDISNVSSNHIVASMVRFTNGAPDNQNYRRYRIRTVEGQDDFASMAEVIRRRYSRILGENFSANPDLAESQEDPVEIQRRLAKEGRAKIVLPDLVIVDGGKGQLSSAMRELQQLGLHDLPVIGLAKQREEVFFPGESDPLLIPHDRGALKLLQRIRDEAHRFANGYNALLYRRRMKESLLDDCPAVSPKKKQALLHKFGSVDRIRKASAKEIAAIPGISEKSAEAILEWLG from the coding sequence GTGGCCGCCGCGGGATTGAAGGAAAAGCTCAGGGAAGTTCCCCATCAGCCGGGCGTGTACCTGATGAAGGACCGCCTCGGCTCGATCATCTACGTGGGCAAGGCGCGTGACCTGCGCAAGCGAATGTCCTCGTATTTCCTCGCCTCGCGGAAAACCCGCGCGGACCTGAAAACCCGCGCGCTGATCGATACGATCGCCGATTTCGAGTTCCACACGGTCCGGAATGAGGCCGAGTCGCTGCTGCTGGAAGGCAAGCTGATCAAGGACTACCGCCCGCGCTACAATGTCGCCTTCCGCGACGACAAGCGGTTCCTGCTGGTGAAGATGCAGCCGTCCGAGCCGTGGCCGCGCTTCGTGCTGACCCGGATGAAAAAGGACGATGGAGCCCGCTACTTCGGCCCCTTCGCCCACTCCGGAGCCCTGCGCGCGACGATTTCCTGGCTCAACCGCAAGTTCGGCCTGCGCGCCTGCCGCCCGCTCAATCCGGGCGAGATCGACTACAAGCACTGCAACGCCGACATCATCCGGAATTGCTCGGCCCCCTGCATCCTGCGGATCACCCGCGAAGCTTACCTTGCCCGGATCGACGAGGCCTGCCTGGTGCTGGAGGGCAGGGGTCGCCGCGAAATCTTCTCCGATCTGGAGGCGGATATGGCCAAGGCCGCCGAGCGCCTCGATTTCGAGAAGGCCGCGCTGCTCCGCGATGTCCTGGACAATCTCCGCAAGACCCTGAACCCGACCCGCCAGTTTACCCGGGGTCGTGGCGTGCCGACGACCGTGAAGCCCACCGAGGATCTCGCCGACCTCGGCGAAGCGCTCGGCCTGCCCGGCCCGCCGCGCGTGATGGAGTGCTTCGACATTTCCAACGTCTCGTCGAATCACATCGTCGCCTCGATGGTGCGCTTCACCAATGGCGCACCGGACAATCAGAACTACCGCCGTTACCGCATCCGCACGGTGGAGGGACAGGACGACTTCGCCTCGATGGCCGAGGTCATCCGCCGCCGCTACTCGCGCATCCTCGGCGAGAATTTCTCCGCCAATCCCGACCTCGCCGAGTCGCAAGAGGATCCTGTGGAAATCCAGCGCCGCCTCGCCAAGGAAGGCCGCGCCAAGATCGTGCTGCCCGACCTGGTCATCGTCGATGGTGGCAAGGGCCAGCTTTCCTCCGCCATGAGGGAACTCCAACAGCTCGGCCTGCACGACCTGCCCGTCATCGGCCTCGCCAAGCAGCGCGAGGAGGTCTTCTTCCCCGGCGAGAGCGACCCGCTGCTCATCCCGCATGACCGCGGCGCGCTGAAGCTCCTCCAGCGCATCCGCGACGAAGCCCACCGCTTCGCCAACGGCTACAACGCCCTGCTCTACCGCCGCCGGATGAAGGAGAGTTTGCTAGACGATTGCCCCGCCGTCTCGCCGAAGAAGAAGCAGGCGCTGCTGCACAAGTTCGGCAGCGTTGATCGCATCCGGAAGGCGAGTGCGAAGGAGATCGCCGCTATCCCCGGCATTTCCGAGAAGTCGGCTGAAGCGATTCTGGAGTGGCTGGGGTGA
- a CDS encoding addiction module protein: MGAALDQVTKDAMDLPPRQKLALAELLMESVDSTADSGAAEAWDTEIADRIRAIDEGREAGVSYSEVMRSAEQRLVP; this comes from the coding sequence ATGGGAGCCGCCCTCGACCAAGTCACCAAGGACGCCATGGATTTGCCGCCACGGCAAAAACTGGCGTTGGCGGAATTGCTGATGGAAAGCGTGGACTCGACCGCGGACTCGGGGGCCGCCGAAGCGTGGGACACCGAAATCGCCGACCGAATCCGCGCCATCGATGAAGGACGGGAGGCCGGCGTTTCCTATTCCGAGGTCATGCGGTCGGCAGAGCAACGGCTGGTTCCATGA
- the grpE gene encoding nucleotide exchange factor GrpE produces MIPEDDKEPAAAVEDEFSDAASADADPYSELEADVLKWKELAVRTAADLDNFRKRSAREREEAMRYANQGLLEDLLPVIDNFEMGMLAASQDKSSMIYIGMDMVRRQLNDFLSAQGVTEIPADGKTFDPNVHEAVSQEACEPAQDGKVLRVHRRGFMLRDRLLRPAVVVVGKVASPETDGEEG; encoded by the coding sequence ATGATTCCCGAGGACGACAAGGAACCGGCCGCCGCCGTGGAGGATGAATTTTCCGACGCCGCTTCCGCCGACGCCGATCCCTACTCCGAGCTGGAGGCGGACGTGCTCAAGTGGAAGGAGCTGGCGGTCCGCACCGCGGCCGATCTGGACAATTTCCGCAAGCGCTCCGCCCGCGAGCGCGAGGAGGCGATGCGCTATGCCAACCAAGGCCTGCTGGAAGACCTGCTGCCGGTCATCGACAACTTCGAGATGGGCATGTTGGCCGCCTCGCAGGACAAGAGTTCGATGATCTACATCGGCATGGACATGGTCCGCCGGCAGTTGAACGACTTCCTTTCCGCCCAAGGCGTGACGGAGATCCCGGCCGACGGGAAGACCTTCGACCCCAACGTCCACGAGGCAGTCTCGCAGGAAGCCTGTGAGCCGGCCCAGGATGGCAAGGTGCTGCGCGTGCACCGCCGCGGCTTCATGCTGCGCGACCGCTTGCTGCGCCCCGCCGTGGTGGTGGTGGGCAAAGTGGCATCCCCGGAAACCGACGGAGAGGAAGGCTGA
- the dnaJ gene encoding molecular chaperone DnaJ, whose translation MTTKRDYYEILGVARDASAEEIKKAYRKLAVKFHPDKNPGDHAAEEKFKELGEAYEALSDADKRAAYDRFGHAAFGGGGGGGGGGGGFHDPMDLFSQVFGSAFGGGFEEFFGGGRRQRTGKQRGSDLRYDLEITLEEAARGSEKELEIEHYGPCGTCHSSGSKSGGGTKPCTTCGGRGVVARQAGIFIQQTTCPECRGAGESVADPCNSCGGDGRTHKTSRIKIRIPAGVEDGTRLRSTGNGDAGVRGGAAGDLYVFLHVKAHDVFERDGNDLFCEVPMPFSTAALGGELEVPTLDGKASIKIPAGTQGGTVFRLRDRGVPALSGGKKGDLHVRVQVEVPTKLNGEQQDKLRAFSESIGQHNSPMQEGFFKKARRFFDL comes from the coding sequence ATGACGACGAAGCGCGATTATTACGAGATCCTCGGCGTCGCCCGCGACGCGAGCGCGGAGGAGATCAAGAAGGCCTACCGCAAGCTCGCGGTGAAGTTCCACCCGGACAAGAACCCGGGCGACCACGCGGCCGAGGAGAAATTCAAGGAGCTGGGCGAGGCCTACGAGGCGCTCAGCGATGCCGACAAGCGGGCTGCATACGATCGGTTCGGGCATGCTGCCTTTGGTGGTGGCGGCGGCGGTGGGGGAGGCGGCGGTGGCTTCCATGATCCCATGGACCTGTTCTCGCAGGTCTTCGGCAGCGCCTTTGGTGGCGGCTTCGAGGAATTCTTCGGCGGTGGACGCCGCCAGCGGACGGGCAAGCAGCGCGGCAGCGACCTGCGCTACGATCTGGAGATCACGCTGGAAGAAGCAGCCCGCGGTTCGGAAAAGGAGCTCGAGATCGAGCACTATGGCCCGTGCGGCACATGCCACTCCAGCGGCTCGAAAAGCGGCGGCGGCACCAAGCCCTGCACCACCTGCGGTGGACGCGGCGTGGTCGCCCGGCAGGCTGGCATCTTCATCCAACAGACGACTTGCCCGGAATGCCGAGGCGCCGGTGAATCGGTGGCCGATCCCTGCAACTCGTGTGGCGGCGACGGTCGCACTCACAAAACCAGCCGGATCAAGATCCGCATCCCGGCCGGCGTGGAAGACGGTACCCGCCTGCGCTCGACCGGCAACGGCGACGCGGGCGTCCGCGGCGGCGCGGCCGGTGATCTCTATGTCTTCCTCCATGTGAAGGCGCACGACGTCTTCGAGCGCGACGGCAATGACCTCTTTTGCGAGGTGCCGATGCCCTTCAGCACCGCGGCCCTCGGCGGCGAGCTGGAGGTGCCGACGCTCGATGGCAAGGCCTCGATCAAGATTCCCGCTGGCACCCAGGGTGGCACGGTGTTCCGCCTGCGCGACCGCGGCGTGCCCGCGCTTTCCGGCGGCAAGAAGGGCGACCTCCACGTCCGCGTGCAGGTCGAAGTGCCGACCAAGCTCAACGGCGAGCAGCAGGACAAGCTCCGCGCCTTCTCCGAATCGATCGGCCAGCACAATTCCCCGATGCAGGAGGGCTTTTTCAAGAAGGCCCGCCGCTTCTTCGATCTCTGA
- a CDS encoding 16S rRNA (uracil(1498)-N(3))-methyltransferase, with translation MARFFLAPECWGGAAVLTGDEAKHAAQVLRLRRGDRITVFDGGGRSASAEILDVSKSEVRLSIGDVVQRPPLRPRIHLVQAVPKGKTMDLIVQKAVELGVASIQPLITRRTVVQVEADDADRKSSKWQRVALEACKQCGQDLLPVVEPARSFADWLPHCGGGLKVIASLFPGARPLRDILRSGEMPEDVTLLVGPEGDFTAEEGESALAAGFQPASLGEIILRAETAAFFGISALRYEFSAA, from the coding sequence ATGGCGCGCTTCTTCCTCGCACCGGAGTGTTGGGGCGGCGCGGCCGTCCTCACCGGCGACGAGGCAAAGCACGCCGCCCAAGTCCTGCGCCTGCGCCGCGGGGACCGGATCACGGTCTTCGACGGCGGGGGGCGTTCGGCGTCTGCGGAGATCCTCGACGTTTCGAAGAGCGAGGTCCGCCTGTCCATTGGCGACGTGGTCCAGCGTCCACCGCTGCGGCCGCGGATTCACCTCGTGCAAGCGGTGCCGAAGGGCAAGACGATGGACCTGATCGTCCAGAAAGCCGTCGAGCTCGGCGTCGCCTCGATCCAGCCGCTCATCACCCGCCGCACCGTGGTGCAGGTGGAGGCGGACGATGCCGACCGCAAATCTTCCAAGTGGCAGCGGGTCGCGCTCGAAGCCTGCAAGCAGTGCGGCCAGGATCTGCTGCCGGTGGTCGAGCCTGCCCGCAGCTTTGCCGATTGGCTGCCGCACTGCGGGGGCGGGCTGAAGGTCATCGCCTCGCTTTTTCCCGGTGCCCGGCCGCTCCGCGACATCCTGCGATCCGGCGAGATGCCGGAAGATGTGACACTTCTCGTTGGTCCGGAAGGGGATTTCACGGCGGAGGAAGGCGAGTCAGCCCTCGCGGCAGGCTTCCAACCTGCCAGCCTCGGCGAGATTATTCTCCGGGCGGAAACGGCGGCATTTTTTGGGATTTCGGCCCTCCGTTACGAATTTTCGGCAGCCTGA
- a CDS encoding thrombospondin type 3 repeat-containing protein, translating into MSASCLMAAFAADAPVPTRGFEVDTSSRNDVVAFYHSIYQASEGYQNRVAWTGNYTSTAAGAEGTTSAVFAGDVERRLNYHRALAGVPATVRVNTGSTVNILAADPYKPDPSTTKAAAAQRSALMIVRTYPNNGGLSHTPPQTNTAWTAAAWNANKNGNLALGFYGPGAVDAYVQENVIGISNWNVDVGHRRWLLSHWSTDFATGDTPGSFNGTTVRPPSNAMYVVPKQTDVDFDVDPLFHTYPAAGFFPAEHNSPYWSLSFPGADFSAASVTMRDAAMNVVPVTVVSRRTGYGDNSIVWQVPTTVSVFSVASDTTYHITVANIQGTDVPAQHSYQVTLIDPDKLNQSGLVAGESSPTVSATYQVSGLQGVEQVEAGMFQRKAATWTEGGEDSPAPKVITQTSSSYPFRAAVAGYVKSGTKAFRLTFPTRYDPLINGVPQQSFELDREIVSGAATSLKFQYRRGLMTAASKLAVESSADGGVTWSTLTTLSGLGGTGDSAFQSSTLPLTASATPLRVRFRFYLSDPSAALYAHEDYLTLATGVFIDDITVSGGDWLEPAGFVKSAGLTSFTFSSATAGVAIATGQTWWLRARAHLGGKAFPWGAAKVVTPRGPLELSGSTTVPVTGANYCFIPDPAATSYRFEVAAPGGSAWTEGAETSPAPQISTQISASYSIYSTTTGYRKSGSRAFRLGLATTSDQEDLFTITRDTTPSVTSALTFWTRRGTMATTNRLHAELSSDGGSTWTSIWNLPGKTTADAAVTLQSVSLAAWAGTSVKLRFALRNTSGSNLTWNATKSGVWIDDITVTAPSLVLWSSETAVAAGTPMVCLNPITAGRPLVAGQPLQLRMRAMNGATPGAWGPALMVTPSGAAGVLTGFAAFKAYLYPAVDLAFEADADGDGLADGVEYAFSTDPTTPTAASDTVSLTAALFEISRDLPTEHGDVDYKAEWSDDLHVWSRAGVGVRVEGGKIIASVPLGGSPSRMMRWVVVEK; encoded by the coding sequence GTGTCCGCGAGTTGCCTGATGGCGGCTTTCGCGGCGGATGCGCCGGTCCCGACGCGAGGCTTTGAGGTCGATACCTCAAGCCGAAATGACGTCGTCGCGTTCTATCATTCCATCTATCAGGCGTCCGAAGGCTACCAGAACCGGGTGGCCTGGACCGGCAACTACACTTCGACCGCGGCTGGCGCCGAAGGCACGACCTCGGCGGTCTTCGCGGGCGATGTCGAGCGGCGCCTGAACTACCACCGGGCGCTCGCCGGGGTGCCGGCCACCGTGCGAGTCAATACCGGCTCGACCGTCAACATCCTGGCGGCCGATCCATACAAGCCGGATCCTTCCACCACGAAGGCCGCGGCGGCACAGCGCTCGGCGCTGATGATCGTGCGGACCTATCCGAACAACGGCGGTCTCAGTCACACCCCGCCGCAGACCAACACCGCGTGGACCGCGGCTGCATGGAATGCCAACAAGAATGGCAACCTGGCGCTCGGCTTCTACGGCCCCGGCGCGGTCGATGCCTACGTGCAAGAGAACGTGATCGGCATCTCGAATTGGAACGTGGATGTCGGCCACCGTCGCTGGCTTCTGAGCCACTGGTCCACGGATTTCGCCACCGGTGACACGCCCGGTTCCTTCAACGGAACCACGGTGCGCCCGCCATCGAATGCGATGTACGTGGTGCCCAAGCAGACCGACGTGGACTTCGACGTCGACCCGCTTTTCCACACTTATCCGGCCGCCGGGTTCTTCCCCGCGGAGCACAATTCGCCGTATTGGTCGCTGTCGTTTCCCGGCGCCGACTTTTCCGCGGCGTCGGTGACGATGCGCGATGCGGCGATGAATGTGGTGCCGGTGACGGTGGTCTCCCGGCGCACCGGCTACGGCGACAATTCGATCGTGTGGCAAGTGCCCACCACGGTGTCGGTCTTTTCGGTCGCGTCGGACACCACCTACCATATCACGGTCGCGAATATCCAAGGCACGGATGTGCCCGCACAGCACAGCTATCAGGTCACGCTGATCGATCCGGACAAGCTCAACCAAAGCGGGCTGGTCGCCGGCGAAAGTTCTCCAACCGTGAGCGCGACCTATCAGGTCAGCGGACTTCAGGGAGTGGAGCAAGTCGAGGCCGGCATGTTCCAGCGCAAGGCCGCCACGTGGACCGAGGGCGGGGAGGATAGTCCGGCTCCGAAAGTCATCACCCAGACCAGTAGCAGCTATCCCTTCCGTGCCGCGGTCGCGGGCTACGTGAAAAGCGGGACGAAGGCATTCCGCCTGACCTTTCCCACGCGCTACGATCCGCTGATCAATGGCGTGCCCCAGCAGTCTTTCGAGCTCGACCGCGAGATCGTGTCGGGCGCTGCCACCTCGCTGAAATTCCAGTATCGGCGCGGGCTGATGACCGCCGCTTCCAAGCTCGCCGTGGAAAGCTCCGCCGATGGCGGGGTGACTTGGTCCACGCTCACCACGCTATCCGGTCTCGGTGGCACCGGTGACTCGGCTTTCCAGTCTTCGACGCTCCCGCTGACTGCGTCCGCCACACCGCTGCGCGTGCGGTTCCGCTTCTACCTCTCCGATCCCAGCGCGGCGCTCTATGCCCACGAGGACTACCTGACCCTCGCGACCGGTGTCTTCATCGACGATATCACGGTGTCCGGCGGCGATTGGCTGGAGCCCGCAGGCTTCGTGAAGTCGGCGGGTCTCACGTCCTTCACCTTCAGTTCCGCGACCGCCGGGGTCGCCATCGCCACCGGCCAGACGTGGTGGCTGCGCGCGCGCGCCCATCTCGGCGGCAAGGCGTTCCCGTGGGGGGCGGCAAAGGTCGTCACGCCGCGCGGGCCGCTTGAACTCAGCGGCAGCACCACGGTGCCGGTGACCGGGGCGAATTACTGCTTCATCCCCGATCCCGCGGCCACCTCGTATCGCTTCGAGGTCGCAGCACCGGGAGGAAGCGCATGGACCGAGGGTGCTGAAACCTCACCGGCCCCGCAAATTTCCACGCAGATCTCTGCTTCCTATTCCATCTACAGCACGACCACCGGCTACCGGAAGAGCGGGTCCCGTGCGTTCCGGCTCGGACTCGCCACGACCAGCGATCAGGAGGACCTCTTCACGATCACGCGCGACACGACTCCAAGCGTCACCAGCGCCCTGACGTTCTGGACCCGCCGGGGGACGATGGCGACGACGAATCGCTTGCACGCCGAGCTCTCCTCCGATGGCGGCAGCACCTGGACTTCGATCTGGAATCTGCCGGGCAAGACCACGGCCGACGCGGCGGTCACCCTCCAGAGCGTGTCGCTGGCGGCGTGGGCGGGAACTTCGGTGAAACTCCGATTTGCCCTCCGCAATACCAGCGGTTCCAATCTCACGTGGAATGCCACGAAATCCGGTGTCTGGATCGACGACATCACGGTCACCGCGCCCTCCTTGGTCCTGTGGTCGAGTGAAACCGCGGTGGCCGCCGGTACCCCGATGGTCTGCCTGAATCCGATCACCGCCGGTCGGCCCCTGGTCGCAGGGCAGCCCCTTCAACTCCGCATGCGAGCCATGAATGGCGCCACGCCGGGAGCTTGGGGGCCGGCCTTGATGGTCACGCCCTCGGGGGCGGCGGGGGTCCTCACCGGCTTCGCCGCCTTCAAGGCCTACCTGTATCCGGCAGTGGACCTCGCCTTCGAAGCGGATGCCGATGGCGACGGACTTGCCGACGGTGTCGAGTATGCATTCTCCACCGATCCCACGACGCCAACGGCCGCGTCCGATACGGTCTCGCTCACGGCCGCTCTTTTCGAGATCTCGCGCGACCTGCCGACGGAACACGGTGACGTGGACTACAAGGCCGAGTGGTCCGATGACCTGCACGTGTGGTCCCGCGCAGGCGTCGGGGTGCGCGTCGAGGGTGGCAAGATCATCGCCAGTGTGCCGCTTGGCGGGTCGCCGTCCCGCATGATGCGCTGGGTGGTGGTGGAGAAATGA
- the mutM gene encoding bifunctional DNA-formamidopyrimidine glycosylase/DNA-(apurinic or apyrimidinic site) lyase: protein MPELPEVETTRRGVEPHLVGHQVTEVIVRHRGLRQPVSESLDSIAGERFKSVQRRAKYLLFDLEQGGGLLVHLGMSGSLRLADPASAFKKHDHVALTLDTGKQLRFHDPRRFGIFLHLPEGNPMDHPLLQGLGPEPLDKDFTTALLAKACAGRIVAIKLAIMDPKVVVGVGNIYASEALFRAGIRPATPASKVTKPRLAKLVAAVRKVLAESIEQGGTTLRDFLNSDGEPGYFSQSLFVYERKGEPCRVCSTVIRHAVMGQRSTYWCPKCQR from the coding sequence ATGCCGGAGCTGCCCGAAGTCGAAACCACCCGCCGCGGGGTCGAACCCCACCTCGTCGGACACCAGGTCACCGAGGTGATCGTCCGTCACCGAGGGCTGCGGCAACCGGTTTCGGAATCGCTCGACTCCATCGCCGGTGAGCGGTTCAAGTCCGTGCAAAGACGGGCGAAGTACCTGCTCTTCGATCTTGAGCAGGGTGGCGGCCTGCTGGTGCATCTCGGTATGTCTGGCAGCCTGCGGCTTGCCGATCCCGCGTCGGCTTTCAAGAAGCACGACCACGTGGCGCTGACCTTGGACACGGGAAAGCAGCTTCGTTTTCACGATCCGCGGCGCTTTGGAATCTTCCTGCACTTGCCGGAGGGAAACCCGATGGACCATCCGCTGCTGCAAGGCCTAGGACCGGAGCCGCTCGACAAGGATTTCACCACCGCGCTTCTGGCGAAGGCCTGCGCCGGGCGAATCGTCGCCATCAAGCTGGCGATCATGGACCCGAAGGTCGTCGTCGGCGTGGGCAACATCTACGCCAGCGAGGCACTCTTCCGCGCCGGTATCCGGCCGGCCACACCCGCATCGAAGGTGACCAAGCCACGGCTGGCAAAACTGGTCGCGGCGGTCCGCAAGGTGCTCGCCGAGTCGATCGAACAAGGCGGCACAACCCTGCGCGACTTCCTGAACTCGGATGGCGAGCCAGGTTACTTCAGCCAGTCGCTGTTCGTCTATGAGCGGAAGGGCGAGCCGTGCCGCGTGTGCAGCACGGTGATTCGCCATGCGGTGATGGGCCAACGCTCGACCTACTGGTGCCCCAAGTGCCAGCGCTGA
- a CDS encoding DUF4242 domain-containing protein — translation MPTYMSSHKVPPGAISRDQVNQLATAALSDPVVQPYRSFLNLSEGTLFCVMEAPDRQALAEWFQKMQVPCESISPVELEGERGIIHAG, via the coding sequence ATGCCAACCTATATGAGCAGCCATAAGGTCCCGCCCGGTGCGATCAGCCGGGATCAAGTCAATCAACTCGCCACCGCCGCGCTCAGCGATCCCGTCGTGCAGCCCTACCGGAGCTTCCTCAATCTCTCCGAAGGCACGCTCTTCTGCGTGATGGAAGCCCCCGACCGCCAGGCGCTCGCCGAGTGGTTCCAAAAGATGCAGGTCCCCTGCGAGTCGATCAGTCCGGTCGAACTCGAGGGCGAGCGCGGCATCATCCACGCCGGCTGA
- a CDS encoding DUF2288 domain-containing protein: MKYVLLGEDGASAEEKLSGYTGVVPWSYLRPHCQNGVLYFLDPALALTDVGAAIARNESTKVEAWLKSGDLVKLGEVHSVQWEKESPEFESLVVSPFVLCRPVAW, encoded by the coding sequence ATGAAGTACGTTCTCCTCGGGGAAGACGGAGCCAGCGCGGAGGAAAAGCTCTCCGGCTACACGGGCGTGGTCCCGTGGAGCTACCTGCGTCCGCACTGCCAGAATGGCGTGCTGTATTTCTTGGATCCGGCGCTGGCGCTCACCGACGTCGGCGCGGCAATCGCGCGCAACGAGTCCACTAAAGTGGAAGCGTGGCTGAAGTCCGGCGATCTGGTGAAGTTGGGCGAGGTCCACTCCGTGCAGTGGGAGAAGGAGTCCCCGGAGTTCGAGTCGCTGGTCGTCTCGCCCTTCGTGCTCTGCCGGCCGGTGGCCTGGTAA
- the rsmI gene encoding 16S rRNA (cytidine(1402)-2'-O)-methyltransferase produces MSTPGRFVLVPTPIGNMGDITLRAIEVLKEANRIACEDTRHSAPLLSKLGITGKPLVSLHDHNEVRRLPELLDAVRGGETVAMVTDAGMPAVSDPGYRVVQACIEQGIPFEVLPGPSAVLTALVGSGFPVHAFRFLGFLPIKKGKRLSVLEESLSIEGTSIFFESPHRLLSTLELLAEKLPDAPCCVARELTKKFETYHRGTAAELLAHFQVHPPKGEIVFLVKGE; encoded by the coding sequence ATGAGCACTCCCGGCCGCTTCGTCCTCGTCCCCACGCCCATCGGCAACATGGGCGACATCACGCTGCGGGCCATCGAGGTGTTGAAGGAGGCCAACCGCATCGCCTGCGAAGACACGCGCCATTCCGCGCCGCTGCTCTCGAAGCTCGGCATCACCGGCAAGCCGCTGGTCTCGCTGCACGATCACAACGAAGTACGACGTTTGCCGGAGTTGCTTGACGCCGTGCGCGGCGGCGAGACGGTGGCGATGGTCACGGACGCCGGCATGCCCGCCGTTTCCGATCCGGGCTACCGCGTGGTGCAGGCCTGCATCGAGCAAGGCATCCCCTTCGAAGTGCTGCCCGGTCCCTCGGCCGTGCTGACGGCACTGGTCGGCTCGGGCTTTCCAGTCCACGCCTTCCGCTTCCTCGGCTTCCTGCCGATCAAGAAGGGCAAGCGGCTCTCGGTGCTGGAGGAGTCGCTGTCCATCGAGGGCACGAGTATCTTCTTCGAGTCCCCTCACCGCCTGCTCTCGACGCTGGAACTGCTCGCGGAAAAACTTCCGGATGCCCCGTGCTGCGTGGCCCGCGAACTCACCAAGAAATTCGAGACCTACCACCGCGGCACCGCGGCCGAGCTCCTCGCGCATTTCCAAGTGCATCCGCCGAAAGGCGAGATCGTGTTCCTGGTGAAAGGCGAGTAG